The following proteins are encoded in a genomic region of Mycolicibacterium rutilum:
- a CDS encoding acyl-CoA dehydrogenase family protein, whose protein sequence is MLLEFDADQRLWQETVRDAVTKQCPASLIRGIAENGVDPTPLWKTYVDAGWTELADPENAVELAIVLEELGRATDLTPFLATLTQFAPLVGERFDPQQAGTAVYDGVSAHRDADGWLLTGTARYVLDGDRAERLAVVTDAGVFVVDADQVVARRTAVFDPVLHIADVSLVDVHLPDTARVKVDVERARHVALTGMAVATVGACQRILDLVLEHVKQRQQFGVAIGSFQAVQHKAVDMHVATERARALAYFAALTIAADDPRRRLAAAMAKASAGEAQAVVFRHGLQLFGAMGFTWENDLQFALKRAKAGELLLGGAAEHRAVIAEEYRSTGAADF, encoded by the coding sequence ACTCTGGCAGGAAACCGTGCGCGACGCGGTCACCAAGCAGTGCCCGGCGTCGCTGATCCGCGGCATCGCCGAGAACGGGGTCGACCCGACGCCGTTGTGGAAAACCTACGTCGACGCCGGATGGACCGAGCTCGCCGATCCGGAGAACGCCGTCGAGCTGGCGATCGTGCTCGAGGAGCTGGGCCGGGCCACTGATCTGACCCCGTTTCTGGCGACGCTGACCCAGTTCGCGCCGCTGGTCGGCGAGCGCTTCGATCCGCAGCAGGCCGGCACGGCGGTGTACGACGGGGTGTCCGCGCACCGCGACGCCGACGGCTGGCTGCTCACCGGTACGGCCCGCTACGTGCTCGACGGTGACCGCGCCGAACGCCTCGCGGTGGTGACCGATGCGGGCGTGTTCGTCGTCGACGCCGACCAGGTGGTCGCCCGGCGCACCGCGGTGTTCGACCCGGTGCTGCACATCGCCGACGTGTCCCTGGTCGACGTGCACCTGCCCGACACCGCGCGGGTCAAGGTCGACGTCGAACGCGCGCGTCACGTCGCGCTGACCGGGATGGCCGTCGCGACCGTCGGCGCCTGCCAACGCATCCTGGATCTGGTGCTCGAACACGTCAAACAGCGCCAGCAGTTCGGCGTCGCGATCGGCTCGTTCCAGGCCGTCCAGCACAAAGCCGTCGACATGCACGTCGCGACCGAGCGGGCCAGGGCGCTGGCGTATTTCGCCGCGCTGACCATCGCCGCCGACGACCCGCGGCGCCGGCTCGCGGCGGCCATGGCCAAGGCGTCGGCGGGCGAGGCGCAGGCCGTGGTGTTCCGGCACGGTCTGCAGCTGTTCGGGGCCATGGGTTTCACCTGGGAGAACGACCTGCAGTTCGCGCTCAAGCGGGCCAAGGCCGGCGAACTTCTGCTCGGCGGCGCCGCCGAGCACCGCGCTGTCATCGCCGAGGAGTACAGGAGCACCGGTGCAGCTGACTTTTGA
- a CDS encoding acyl-CoA dehydrogenase family protein translates to MQLTFDSDVEEFRAEFAAFLDEHLPSEAQTLERPRSVSHMPQWARDWQRLLFDNGWLLPAQPPEFGGRNATVVQQFVHLDELCRRRIYHSFNPQGVNIIAASLLSFGSDEQKHRWAVPVLKAEITASLGMSEPSAGSDLASLRTRAVLEGDEFVVNGQKVWTSGAHDADFLLTFVRTDPDAPKHKGISVLIIPTDTPGVVCRPFADMTGEENLDFNEVFFTDARVPAENLVGPLNGGWGVANGSLGHERTMMWLGFADRIDNMIADFEPRTELQRDQYATTIMDYQALRAMGSAALARAARGEMDTASVSVLKLMGSEAERQAMENALTAAGADGLVHPSTSGPYAHMNLDHYFASWFERYARSFGGTIAGGTSEIQRNIIATQVLGLPRR, encoded by the coding sequence GTGCAGCTGACTTTTGATTCCGACGTCGAAGAGTTCCGCGCCGAGTTCGCGGCGTTCCTCGACGAGCACCTGCCGTCGGAGGCCCAGACCCTGGAGCGGCCGCGGTCGGTGTCGCACATGCCGCAGTGGGCGCGCGACTGGCAGCGCCTGCTGTTCGACAACGGCTGGCTGCTGCCCGCCCAACCGCCCGAGTTCGGTGGCCGCAACGCCACCGTGGTGCAGCAGTTCGTGCACCTCGACGAGCTGTGCCGGCGCCGCATCTACCACAGCTTCAACCCGCAGGGCGTCAACATCATTGCCGCATCGCTGCTTTCGTTCGGATCCGACGAACAGAAGCACCGCTGGGCGGTGCCTGTGCTCAAGGCGGAGATCACCGCATCGCTGGGCATGAGCGAGCCCAGCGCCGGTTCGGATCTGGCGTCGCTGCGCACCCGCGCGGTGCTGGAGGGCGACGAGTTCGTCGTCAACGGCCAGAAGGTGTGGACGTCGGGCGCGCACGACGCCGACTTCCTGCTGACGTTCGTGCGCACGGATCCGGACGCGCCCAAACACAAGGGCATCAGCGTGCTGATCATCCCGACCGACACCCCTGGCGTGGTGTGCCGCCCGTTCGCCGACATGACCGGTGAGGAGAACCTCGACTTCAACGAGGTGTTCTTCACCGACGCGCGGGTCCCCGCCGAGAACCTCGTCGGCCCGCTCAACGGCGGCTGGGGCGTGGCCAACGGTTCGCTGGGCCATGAACGCACCATGATGTGGCTGGGCTTCGCCGACCGGATCGACAACATGATCGCCGATTTCGAGCCGCGCACCGAACTTCAGCGCGACCAGTACGCCACCACGATCATGGACTATCAGGCGCTGCGGGCGATGGGGTCGGCGGCGCTGGCCCGCGCCGCGCGCGGCGAGATGGACACCGCATCGGTGTCGGTGCTCAAGCTCATGGGTTCGGAAGCCGAGCGGCAGGCCATGGAGAACGCGTTGACGGCCGCGGGCGCCGACGGACTGGTACACCCGTCCACGTCGGGTCCGTACGCGCACATGAACCTCGACCACTACTTCGCCAGCTGGTTCGAGCGGTATGCGCGCAGCTTCGGCGGCACGATCGCCGGCGGCACGTCCGAGATCCAGCGCAACATCATCGCCACCCAGGTGCTCGGACTGCCGCGGCGCTGA
- a CDS encoding enoyl-CoA hydratase/isomerase family protein, producing the protein MAETVEISRPQPGVVALQLNRPQRLNAINEVMRGELAQTLAGLAADSSVDAVILTGAGRGFCSGLDVRDFGPGIPAATAPAIDRMRFQESMAALPQMIRALPQPVIAAVNGPCVGAGLALCLAADIRICADATTFGNAAILLGLSGAEMGMSYHLPRIVGTSVAADWMLTGRTVSAEEAERRGLVSEVVDADRLFERALEIATTIAGLSTLGVQLTKRALQANTDAPDLAVAMELENRNQVLSHATEDAAARRQKWS; encoded by the coding sequence GTGGCCGAAACCGTCGAGATCAGCCGGCCGCAGCCGGGAGTCGTTGCGCTGCAGCTGAACCGGCCTCAGCGACTGAACGCGATCAACGAGGTGATGCGCGGCGAGCTCGCCCAGACGCTCGCCGGTCTGGCCGCCGACTCGTCGGTCGACGCCGTCATCCTGACCGGCGCAGGCCGCGGGTTCTGCTCCGGTCTGGACGTGCGCGACTTCGGCCCGGGCATCCCGGCGGCGACCGCCCCGGCCATCGATCGGATGCGGTTTCAGGAATCGATGGCCGCGCTGCCCCAGATGATCCGGGCGCTGCCGCAGCCGGTGATCGCCGCGGTGAACGGGCCATGTGTCGGTGCGGGGCTAGCGTTGTGCCTGGCCGCCGACATCAGGATCTGCGCGGATGCAACGACATTCGGCAACGCCGCGATCCTGCTGGGGCTTTCCGGCGCGGAGATGGGGATGAGTTATCACCTGCCCAGGATCGTGGGCACCAGCGTCGCCGCCGACTGGATGCTGACGGGACGCACGGTGAGCGCCGAGGAGGCCGAGCGGCGGGGTCTGGTCAGCGAGGTCGTCGACGCCGACCGGCTTTTCGAGCGTGCGCTCGAGATCGCGACCACCATCGCCGGGCTGTCCACCCTGGGCGTTCAGCTGACCAAGCGGGCGCTGCAGGCGAACACCGATGCGCCGGATCTGGCGGTCGCGATGGAGTTGGAGAACCGCAACCAGGTGCTCAGCCACGCCACCGAGGATGCCGCGGCGCGGCGCCAGAAGTGGTCCTGA
- a CDS encoding acyl-CoA dehydrogenase family protein: protein MGWDFATDPEWAEQLAWVEQFVREECEPIDLIVKESHDLNDPVRQALIPPLQEIVKERGLWATHLGPHLGGPGYGQVKLALLNEILGRSECAPIVFGSQAPDSGNSEILAHYGTPELKERYLEPLLDNRIVSCFSMTEPHGGADPKVFTTTATEDGDHWVINGEKWYSSFASMASVIIVMAMTDPDAPPYQRYSMFVVPGDTPGINVLRDVGLGYQPLGGGGREGYVRYENVRVPADHMLGPRGGAFVVAQTRLGGGRIHHAMRTVGLVRRIFDMLTERAVSRYTQGSVLADKQMVQEMIADSWMEIEAFRLLTLQTAWKIDKFNDYKAVRADISAVKAMMQKVLHDVSARALQLHGSLGTSHEMPFVQYLTESFVLGLADGPTEVHKVTLARLLLKDVEPAPDVFPSQHLLRLRAAAEAKFADKLAGIPRS, encoded by the coding sequence GTGGGCTGGGATTTCGCAACCGACCCGGAGTGGGCCGAACAACTGGCGTGGGTGGAGCAGTTCGTCCGCGAGGAGTGCGAGCCCATCGACCTGATCGTCAAGGAGTCCCACGACCTCAACGACCCGGTGCGCCAGGCGCTGATCCCGCCGCTGCAGGAGATCGTCAAGGAGCGCGGGCTGTGGGCCACCCATCTCGGACCGCACCTCGGCGGTCCCGGCTACGGGCAGGTCAAGCTCGCGCTGCTCAACGAGATCCTGGGCCGCTCGGAATGCGCGCCGATCGTGTTCGGTTCGCAGGCACCGGATTCCGGTAACAGCGAGATCCTCGCCCACTACGGCACCCCGGAGCTCAAGGAGCGGTATCTGGAGCCGCTGCTCGACAACCGCATCGTGTCGTGCTTCTCGATGACTGAACCGCACGGCGGCGCCGACCCGAAGGTCTTCACGACCACCGCCACCGAGGACGGCGACCACTGGGTCATCAACGGCGAGAAATGGTACTCGTCGTTCGCGTCGATGGCGTCGGTCATCATCGTGATGGCGATGACCGACCCGGACGCGCCGCCATACCAACGGTATTCGATGTTCGTCGTGCCCGGGGACACGCCAGGGATCAACGTGCTGCGCGACGTCGGGCTCGGCTATCAGCCGCTGGGCGGTGGCGGCCGCGAAGGCTACGTCCGCTACGAGAACGTCCGCGTGCCCGCCGATCACATGCTGGGACCCCGCGGCGGTGCGTTCGTCGTCGCGCAGACCCGGCTCGGCGGCGGCCGCATCCACCACGCCATGCGCACCGTCGGCCTGGTCCGGCGCATCTTCGACATGCTCACCGAGCGGGCGGTGTCGCGCTACACCCAGGGCTCGGTGCTGGCCGACAAACAGATGGTGCAGGAGATGATCGCCGACTCCTGGATGGAGATCGAGGCGTTCCGGCTGCTGACCCTGCAAACCGCCTGGAAGATCGACAAGTTCAACGACTACAAGGCGGTGCGCGCAGACATCTCGGCGGTCAAGGCGATGATGCAGAAGGTGTTGCACGACGTGTCCGCGCGGGCGCTGCAGCTGCACGGGTCGTTGGGCACCTCCCACGAGATGCCGTTCGTGCAGTACCTGACGGAGTCGTTCGTGCTCGGGTTGGCCGACGGCCCGACCGAGGTGCACAAAGTGACGCTGGCGCGGCTGCTGCTCAAGGACGTCGAACCGGCGCCGGACGTGTTCCCGTCGCAGCATCTGCTGCGGCTGCGCGCCGCCGCCGAGGCCAAGTTCGCCGACAAACTCGCGGGCATTCCGCGCAGCTGA
- a CDS encoding SDR family NAD(P)-dependent oxidoreductase, whose protein sequence is MTCEGKVALVTGSSRGLGKAIAQRLAREGATVALTARTLEPDPKYQGSLRETVEEIETLGGAAIAVAGDLSDSAERERLFAEVVERVGAPDILVNNAAVTFLRPLDTFPERRVRLMMEMHVVAPLHLTQLAVPAMRERGRGWVLNLTSVGGDLPQGPPFAEFDRSAGFGIYGTVKAALNRLTKSLAAELFDDGIAVNAAAPSNPVATPGAGSLDLAKTDTEDIGLISETAYLLCTGDPKTLTGRIAHTQPFLREVGRL, encoded by the coding sequence ATGACGTGTGAGGGCAAGGTCGCGCTGGTGACCGGCAGCAGCAGGGGACTGGGCAAGGCGATCGCGCAGCGCCTGGCGCGCGAGGGCGCCACGGTCGCGCTGACCGCCCGCACCCTCGAACCCGACCCGAAATATCAAGGGTCGTTGCGGGAGACGGTCGAGGAGATCGAGACCCTAGGTGGTGCCGCGATCGCGGTGGCGGGCGACCTGTCCGACAGCGCCGAACGCGAGCGGTTGTTCGCCGAGGTGGTCGAGCGGGTGGGCGCACCGGACATCCTCGTCAACAACGCCGCCGTCACATTCTTGCGGCCCCTCGACACGTTCCCTGAGCGGCGGGTGCGGCTGATGATGGAGATGCACGTGGTGGCGCCGCTGCACCTCACCCAGTTGGCGGTGCCCGCCATGCGCGAACGTGGCCGCGGGTGGGTGCTCAACCTGACCTCGGTCGGCGGTGACCTGCCGCAGGGCCCGCCGTTCGCCGAGTTCGACCGCAGCGCCGGGTTCGGGATCTACGGCACCGTGAAGGCCGCGCTGAATCGGCTGACGAAAAGCCTTGCCGCCGAACTGTTCGACGACGGTATCGCGGTCAACGCCGCCGCCCCGTCCAACCCGGTGGCCACGCCCGGCGCCGGCAGCCTCGACCTGGCCAAGACCGACACCGAGGACATCGGGCTGATCAGCGAGACCGCATACCTGCTGTGTACCGGCGACCCGAAGACTCTGACCGGCCGGATCGCCCACACACAGCCCTTCCTGCGCGAGGTCGGGCGGCTGTGA
- a CDS encoding LLM class flavin-dependent oxidoreductase → MRVQPAAYLRTTLPLDLSVLDDLDSGRYHSIWLPDHMVSFWPDSIWTPEFTDLATVSPSPHRHLDGMAVAAAAAVLTRNVPLATSVVDTVRRHPSLLAQSALTIDHLSRGRFILGLGSGETENTVPYGFDFSTPVSRFEEALQVIRLLWDSDGPVDFDGRFYRLHRARLDTEPYDGRFPPIWIGGSGPRTLDIVGRYADGWWPTGAWSPDDYAEKLAAVRLSAEKAGRDPAAITPCFIQVCLVGRDDAALAEILDAPLVKSFLLQVSAEVLRKAGFEHPMGSDWRGYQDIDPAVLTRERIVAFLDRVQPEMVLAMVPHGTPRQLARVIKDYVDAGLRVPKIMDYGAMAGLRYTAQSAANVREVEDELMALCGDIR, encoded by the coding sequence GTGAGAGTGCAGCCGGCCGCCTACCTGCGCACCACGCTGCCGTTGGACCTGTCGGTGCTCGACGACCTCGACAGCGGGCGCTACCACTCGATCTGGCTGCCCGATCACATGGTCAGCTTCTGGCCCGATTCGATCTGGACACCCGAATTCACGGACCTGGCAACGGTTTCGCCGTCACCGCACCGGCACCTGGACGGGATGGCCGTCGCCGCGGCCGCGGCGGTGCTCACCAGGAACGTGCCGCTGGCGACCAGCGTCGTCGACACCGTGCGCCGCCACCCGTCGCTGCTCGCGCAGAGCGCGCTCACCATCGACCACCTCTCGCGCGGACGGTTCATCCTCGGCCTCGGCAGCGGCGAAACCGAGAACACGGTGCCCTACGGCTTCGACTTCTCCACGCCGGTCAGCCGATTCGAGGAGGCGCTGCAGGTGATCCGGCTGCTCTGGGACAGCGACGGCCCGGTCGACTTCGACGGCCGCTTCTACCGGCTGCACCGTGCCCGCCTGGACACCGAACCCTACGACGGGCGCTTCCCGCCGATCTGGATCGGCGGCAGCGGGCCGCGCACCCTCGACATCGTGGGCCGCTACGCCGACGGGTGGTGGCCGACCGGTGCTTGGTCACCCGACGACTACGCCGAAAAGCTCGCCGCGGTGCGGCTTTCCGCGGAGAAGGCGGGCCGCGACCCCGCGGCGATCACGCCGTGTTTCATCCAGGTGTGCCTGGTGGGCCGCGACGACGCCGCGCTGGCCGAGATTCTCGACGCCCCGCTGGTCAAGTCGTTTCTGCTGCAGGTTTCGGCCGAGGTGCTGCGCAAGGCGGGCTTCGAGCATCCGATGGGGTCGGACTGGCGCGGATACCAGGACATCGATCCCGCAGTGCTCACCCGCGAACGGATCGTCGCCTTCCTCGACCGGGTCCAACCGGAGATGGTCCTGGCCATGGTCCCGCACGGCACACCGCGACAACTCGCGCGTGTCATCAAGGACTACGTCGACGCGGGGCTGCGCGTACCGAAGATCATGGACTACGGCGCCATGGCGGGCCTGCGGTACACCGCCCAATCCGCCGCCAACGTGCGGGAAGTGGAGGACGAACTGATGGCCCTGTGCGGAGACATCCGGTGA
- a CDS encoding sulfotransferase family protein codes for MSAQLVARDLLERAETETGCTDYGDPTLAERFSLVIDHLNGVGMDADGRQRAAEVCHWLLTSRLQFIADRHRYPVAEEVIEQPMFVTGEPRSGTTLMHALMSVDPDARALRFWEVMYPSPPPGAVDGDGDDPRRAQADADWREINAKLPKWLHSHPYNDMLGDGLPEDERTWAFDFRVLTPTAWWRVPMQTVVGGLPVDAAAQYRIHKSMLQQLQYRRPRKQWVLKGFHGFRLKELFDAYPDATLLWLHRDPVQVAASRTMMMADILEGIVGPVDLRAAAKMHLALTRESIANTMSNPLVDDPRILHVRYTDFIGDQVGTVRRYYEFRGRQLSAEAEEAMRAYLAANPGDRHGKFRYSTSLLTDIGEDLTALHDEFRPFRERFGVEIEKRA; via the coding sequence GTGAGCGCGCAACTGGTGGCGCGTGACCTGCTCGAGCGCGCCGAGACCGAAACCGGGTGCACCGATTACGGCGATCCCACGCTGGCGGAACGGTTCTCTCTGGTGATCGACCACCTCAACGGGGTCGGAATGGACGCCGACGGTAGGCAGCGCGCCGCCGAGGTGTGCCACTGGCTGCTCACCTCGCGGCTGCAGTTCATCGCCGATCGGCACCGCTATCCGGTCGCCGAGGAAGTGATCGAGCAGCCGATGTTCGTCACCGGCGAGCCCCGGTCGGGCACCACGCTGATGCATGCGCTGATGTCGGTCGACCCCGACGCCCGCGCGCTGCGCTTCTGGGAGGTGATGTACCCCTCGCCACCGCCCGGCGCCGTCGATGGCGACGGCGACGACCCGCGTCGCGCACAAGCCGACGCGGACTGGCGCGAGATCAACGCCAAGCTGCCGAAGTGGTTGCACAGCCACCCGTACAACGACATGCTCGGCGACGGCCTGCCCGAAGACGAACGCACCTGGGCGTTCGACTTCCGGGTGCTCACCCCGACCGCGTGGTGGCGGGTCCCGATGCAGACGGTCGTCGGCGGCCTGCCTGTCGACGCCGCCGCGCAGTACCGGATCCACAAGTCGATGCTGCAACAGCTGCAGTACCGGCGGCCGCGCAAACAATGGGTGCTCAAGGGATTCCACGGGTTTCGGCTCAAGGAACTCTTCGACGCCTATCCGGACGCGACGCTGCTGTGGCTGCACCGGGACCCGGTCCAGGTGGCGGCGTCGCGCACCATGATGATGGCCGACATCCTCGAGGGCATCGTCGGGCCTGTCGACCTGCGTGCCGCCGCGAAGATGCACCTGGCGTTGACCCGCGAGAGCATCGCGAACACGATGAGCAACCCGCTGGTCGACGACCCCCGCATCCTGCACGTGCGCTACACCGACTTCATCGGCGATCAGGTCGGCACCGTCCGCCGCTACTACGAGTTCCGCGGCAGGCAACTGAGCGCCGAGGCCGAAGAAGCGATGCGCGCCTACCTCGCCGCCAACCCGGGTGACCGGCACGGCAAGTTCCGTTATTCCACGTCGCTGCTGACCGACATCGGCGAGGATCTGACCGCACTGCACGACGAGTTCCGCCCGTTCCGCGAGCGGTTCGGCGTCGAGATCGAGAAGCGAGCGTGA
- a CDS encoding sugar phosphate isomerase/epimerase family protein, with amino-acid sequence MTALQGHWQALGVRRLSLIDEQLFTGAVPQLVSGGRYSVESVYHLFDTPEALLRVIDAATSVGARVVYMLTGGRGDLTWAHAAERFCESVAPCARAAESAGVALAIENASALYADIHIAHSLRDTITLAEMAGLGICIDLFHCWAEADLPALVHRALPRTELIQLSDYVLGDRALPARAVPGDGAIPIEAFVASVLGAGYRHGFDLELIGPRIDREGRLPAARRACAIMSAMLNGLNGLDG; translated from the coding sequence ATGACCGCGCTGCAGGGGCACTGGCAAGCACTCGGGGTGCGGCGCCTGAGCCTCATCGACGAACAGCTGTTCACCGGTGCTGTGCCGCAATTGGTTTCGGGTGGCCGGTACTCGGTGGAGTCCGTCTATCACCTGTTCGACACACCGGAAGCGCTGCTGCGGGTGATCGACGCGGCGACGTCGGTCGGGGCGCGGGTGGTCTACATGTTGACCGGTGGCCGCGGCGACCTCACCTGGGCGCACGCGGCCGAGCGGTTCTGCGAGTCCGTCGCGCCGTGTGCGCGCGCCGCCGAATCGGCCGGAGTGGCGCTGGCGATCGAGAACGCCTCGGCCCTGTACGCGGACATCCACATCGCGCACAGCCTGCGCGACACCATCACGTTGGCCGAGATGGCCGGCCTCGGGATCTGCATCGACCTGTTCCACTGCTGGGCGGAGGCCGACCTGCCCGCGCTGGTGCACCGGGCGCTGCCCCGGACCGAGCTGATCCAGCTGAGCGACTACGTCCTCGGCGACCGCGCACTGCCGGCCCGTGCGGTGCCCGGCGACGGCGCGATCCCCATCGAGGCCTTCGTCGCCTCGGTGCTCGGCGCCGGATACCGGCACGGCTTCGACCTGGAACTGATCGGCCCGCGCATCGACCGGGAGGGCCGGTTGCCTGCGGCGCGTCGCGCCTGCGCGATCATGTCGGCCATGCTCAACGGACTCAACGGACTCGACGGCTAG
- a CDS encoding DUF1214 domain-containing protein encodes MAFGDGPDDAALRSAWDTFCDKLKDAGSRVFKDHNPASGVQRVDGFRFLTQNLGQAFDLALETRDTRYPAIHTFCHPTRKLGGDCADFLYQQAWIDGSSTYRITGDRGTAAFFNITVQGPRPVGPGVLHEPFGDVPEANLSGTQLRIDDDGGFEIYVGGPRREPNWLPTTAGSRKLFIRQGFDRWDEVPARMRIERVDMTTPRPLPTPADMTAAIEWAGDFLTAMMSDWPEYPFTHGGVDPEHLNRFPDVAATGADAKRGRAAANMHWRLAGDEALIIEFEAHDGLWMLTNMGAFFTSMDYLYRPVSYTPSRTAVDADGVVRLVLSHDDPGYHNWIDTQGFERGNLTYRHMLDGEPVPLRTRLVKRAELADALPPDTATVTPQQRAEQMWQRFTGVRRRYAG; translated from the coding sequence ATGGCATTCGGAGACGGACCCGACGACGCGGCACTGAGATCGGCGTGGGACACGTTCTGCGACAAGCTCAAAGACGCCGGCTCGCGGGTGTTCAAGGATCACAACCCGGCGTCGGGTGTGCAGCGGGTCGACGGTTTCCGGTTCCTCACCCAGAACCTGGGCCAGGCGTTCGACCTCGCGCTGGAAACCCGCGACACCCGCTACCCGGCGATCCACACGTTCTGCCACCCCACCCGCAAACTCGGCGGTGACTGCGCCGACTTCCTGTACCAGCAGGCGTGGATCGACGGGTCCTCGACGTATCGGATCACCGGTGACCGCGGCACCGCGGCGTTTTTCAACATCACGGTGCAGGGGCCGCGGCCGGTCGGCCCGGGCGTGTTGCACGAGCCGTTCGGTGATGTGCCGGAGGCGAATCTGTCGGGCACCCAGCTGCGCATCGACGATGACGGCGGCTTCGAGATCTACGTCGGCGGCCCGCGACGGGAACCGAACTGGCTACCGACCACCGCAGGCTCACGAAAACTGTTCATCCGCCAGGGTTTCGACCGGTGGGACGAGGTGCCTGCAAGGATGCGCATCGAACGGGTCGACATGACGACCCCGCGCCCGCTGCCCACACCGGCGGACATGACGGCGGCGATCGAGTGGGCGGGCGACTTCCTCACCGCGATGATGAGCGACTGGCCCGAGTACCCGTTCACCCACGGCGGTGTCGACCCCGAGCACCTGAACCGGTTCCCCGACGTCGCGGCGACCGGCGCGGACGCGAAACGTGGTCGCGCAGCGGCCAACATGCATTGGCGGCTCGCCGGCGACGAGGCGCTCATCATCGAGTTCGAGGCTCACGACGGCTTGTGGATGCTCACGAACATGGGGGCGTTCTTCACCAGCATGGATTACCTGTATCGACCGGTCAGCTACACCCCGAGTCGCACCGCCGTCGACGCGGACGGCGTCGTGCGCCTGGTGCTGTCGCACGACGATCCCGGCTACCACAACTGGATCGACACGCAGGGCTTCGAACGCGGCAACCTCACCTACCGGCACATGCTCGACGGGGAACCGGTTCCGCTGCGCACCCGGTTGGTCAAGCGCGCCGAACTCGCCGACGCGTTGCCGCCGGACACCGCGACGGTGACACCGCAACAGCGCGCCGAGCAGATGTGGCAACGCTTCACCGGGGTCCGGCGCCGGTACGCCGGCTGA
- a CDS encoding cytochrome P450 has translation MTIESDVATDDDRKKNRYHFDRHTPEYRLQFEKITEEMHARCPMAWTDTYNGHWVAADSKHVFELARCPAVSNHHDISGETPFQGITIPKASRATVVRGGILEMDEPEHSAYRGALNPYLSPAAIKRWEPFVNEITRAALDEHIASGRIDFVEHLANVVPAVFTLAMMGIDLKKWNVYSEPTHASVYTPEHAPEREKINEQHREMGIDLINNMMEIRENPRPGLVNALLQLRIDGEPAPDMEILGNLGLIIGGGFDTTTALTAHALEWLGEHPDERDRLSRDRDTLLHPATEEFLRFFTPAPGDGRTFAEDVEVEGQQFKQYERLWLSWAMANRDPAVFEKPNEIVMDRKGNRHFSFGIGVHRCVGSNVARTVFKSMLTAVLDRMPDYVCDPEGTVHYDTIGVIQGMRNLPATFTPSEPLGPGLDETLEKLQRICDEQELARPITERKEAAVID, from the coding sequence GTGACCATCGAGAGCGATGTCGCGACCGACGACGACCGCAAGAAGAACCGGTATCACTTCGACCGGCACACCCCCGAGTACCGGCTGCAGTTCGAGAAGATCACCGAGGAGATGCACGCCCGCTGCCCGATGGCGTGGACCGACACCTACAACGGGCACTGGGTCGCCGCCGACAGCAAGCACGTCTTCGAACTCGCCCGCTGCCCCGCGGTGTCCAACCATCACGACATCAGCGGTGAGACGCCGTTCCAGGGCATCACGATCCCGAAGGCCAGCCGAGCGACCGTGGTGCGCGGCGGCATCCTCGAGATGGACGAACCCGAACACAGCGCGTATCGCGGTGCGCTGAACCCGTATCTGTCACCAGCGGCGATCAAACGCTGGGAGCCGTTCGTCAACGAGATCACCCGCGCCGCGCTCGATGAGCACATCGCCTCGGGGCGCATCGATTTCGTCGAGCATCTCGCCAACGTGGTGCCCGCCGTGTTCACCCTGGCGATGATGGGCATCGACCTCAAGAAGTGGAACGTCTACAGCGAGCCCACGCACGCCTCGGTCTACACGCCCGAACACGCACCCGAGCGCGAGAAGATCAACGAGCAGCACCGCGAGATGGGCATCGATCTCATCAACAACATGATGGAGATCCGGGAGAATCCCCGGCCCGGGTTGGTGAACGCGTTGCTGCAGTTGCGCATCGACGGCGAACCCGCGCCGGACATGGAGATCCTGGGCAACCTGGGCCTGATCATCGGCGGCGGGTTCGACACCACCACCGCGCTGACCGCCCACGCGCTGGAATGGCTCGGTGAGCATCCCGACGAACGCGACCGCCTCAGCCGCGATCGCGACACGCTGCTGCATCCCGCCACCGAGGAGTTCCTGCGGTTCTTCACCCCGGCGCCCGGCGACGGTCGCACGTTCGCCGAGGACGTCGAGGTCGAGGGCCAGCAGTTCAAGCAGTACGAGCGGCTCTGGCTGTCCTGGGCGATGGCCAACCGCGACCCCGCGGTGTTCGAGAAGCCCAACGAGATCGTCATGGACCGGAAAGGCAACCGGCACTTCAGCTTCGGTATCGGCGTGCACCGCTGCGTCGGCTCCAACGTCGCGCGCACGGTGTTCAAGTCGATGCTGACCGCGGTGCTGGACCGGATGCCCGACTACGTCTGCGACCCCGAGGGCACCGTGCACTACGACACCATCGGGGTGATCCAGGGCATGCGCAACCTGCCTGCGACGTTCACCCCGAGCGAGCCGCTCGGGCCGGGGCTCGACGAGACGCTGGAGAAGTTGCAACGCATCTGCGACGAGCAGGAACTGGCCCGGCCGATCACCGAACGCAAGGAAGCCGCCGTCATCGACTGA